The Streptomyces laurentii genome contains a region encoding:
- a CDS encoding hypothetical protein (identified by MetaGeneAnnotator; putative;~sequence version:1), translating to MSTAYEDVPFSELLHHPAATARRLDAVRALRLRRRDASDLALIRADQLEQDSTVVDFTARLLAGLVRTENTTALRQVLPDALPWSVFLPEEDVEAMLGELVETARGAAALENLAPIALLLAQWRHSAEIHADPALHAIVTREPEGDLGPVPTPAEETTG from the coding sequence ATGTCGACGGCCTACGAGGATGTGCCCTTCAGCGAGCTGCTCCACCATCCCGCCGCCACCGCCCGGCGCCTGGACGCGGTCCGCGCCCTGCGTCTGCGCCGGCGCGACGCGAGCGACCTCGCGCTCATTCGCGCCGACCAGCTGGAGCAGGACTCCACCGTGGTCGACTTCACCGCGCGCCTGCTCGCCGGGCTGGTCCGCACCGAGAACACCACCGCTCTGCGCCAGGTCCTGCCCGACGCCCTGCCCTGGTCGGTCTTCCTCCCCGAGGAGGACGTCGAGGCGATGCTCGGTGAACTGGTGGAGACCGCCCGCGGAGCCGCCGCGCTGGAGAATCTGGCCCCCATCGCCTTGCTCCTGGCCCAGTGGCGGCACAGCGCCGAGATCCATGCCGACCCGGCCCTGCACGCCATCGTCACCCGCGAGCCCGAGGGCGATCTCGGCCCTGTCCCCACGCCCGCGGAAGAGACCACGGGGTGA
- a CDS encoding hypothetical protein (identified by MetaGeneAnnotator; putative;~sequence version:1), which translates to MLEGGLQEPPRDLFAVAQRTEGVGEEAEVGLGEKTGTGHGGRHLALESSTGSGSGSGSGAGSGADMVGGTTAVPAKQVTGGHSRHLL; encoded by the coding sequence GTGCTTGAGGGAGGACTCCAGGAGCCGCCGCGCGACCTGTTCGCGGTCGCGCAGCGGACCGAGGGTGTCGGTGAGGAGGCTGAAGTCGGGCTCGGTGAGAAGACGGGCACGGGCCATGGCGGGAGGCACCTCGCGCTGGAGTCGTCGACGGGATCGGGATCGGGATCGGGATCGGGGGCGGGATCGGGGGCGGACATGGTGGGCGGGACAACCGCCGTACCGGCAAAGCAAGTTACCGGCGGTCACAGTCGTCACCTCTTATAG
- a CDS encoding hypothetical protein (identified by MetaGeneAnnotator; putative;~sequence version:1) — MSPKRGDRAAPPAVGDEYDLRFATTEAANGRDQLSRHAAGNLRRAFDKIRSTPRATDDPARHHRLKGTLGSALWKGQALERWQYEVTSGGRIWYLVDDVNRTAWITHAGTGHPKATD, encoded by the coding sequence GTGAGCCCCAAGCGCGGTGACCGAGCGGCCCCACCCGCGGTCGGCGACGAATACGACCTGCGGTTCGCCACCACCGAGGCCGCCAACGGCCGGGACCAGTTGTCCCGTCACGCGGCGGGGAACCTCCGTCGCGCCTTCGACAAGATCCGGTCCACACCCCGGGCCACCGATGACCCCGCGCGCCATCACCGCCTCAAGGGCACACTCGGCTCCGCCCTCTGGAAGGGGCAGGCGCTGGAACGCTGGCAGTACGAGGTCACCAGCGGCGGCCGCATCTGGTACCTCGTCGACGACGTCAACCGCACCGCCTGGATCACCCACGCGGGCACCGGGCACCCCAAGGCCACCGACTGA
- a CDS encoding hypothetical protein (Ferritin-like superfamily of diiron-containing four-helix-bundle proteins; cd00657;~Hypothetical protein XNR_1497 [Streptomyces albus J1074];~dinuclear metal binding motif [ion binding];~identified by MetaGeneAnnotator; putative) has translation MSSTHDRAAQAPRSGEPAWQVPASGAARFTWTYDEGRDRLLALYQKGKDKQWDGVRRIDWDLEVDPYDPLGSPDEVNPLHGSRHWAKLTEKDKADMRRHYASWQFSQFLHGEQGAMICAARIVESAPDLDAKFYSATQTMDEARHAEIYARFLHEKVGMLYPINDSLQGLLGDTLRDSRWDMPYLGMQVLIEGLALAAFGMIRDTTDKPLPKQILAYVMQDEARHVAFGRMALRDYYRQLGEAELREREEFVIEGCYLMRDRLRGVEVLENFGVPKREAVELSEQSDFLHLFRKLLFSRIVPCVKDIGLWGERLQKAYLDMGVFDLGDSNLDLLMTQDEEIADALDRERFAREERERVAEVHEAVAQGEAP, from the coding sequence GTGTCGTCCACACACGATCGAGCCGCACAGGCCCCGCGGAGCGGGGAACCGGCCTGGCAGGTGCCGGCCTCCGGCGCGGCCCGCTTCACCTGGACCTACGACGAAGGCCGCGACCGTCTCCTCGCCCTCTACCAGAAGGGCAAGGACAAACAGTGGGACGGCGTCCGGCGCATCGACTGGGACCTGGAGGTCGACCCGTACGACCCGCTCGGCAGCCCCGACGAGGTCAACCCCCTCCACGGCAGCCGCCATTGGGCGAAGCTGACCGAGAAGGACAAGGCCGACATGCGCCGGCACTACGCCTCCTGGCAGTTCAGCCAGTTCCTGCACGGCGAGCAGGGCGCGATGATCTGCGCGGCCCGGATCGTCGAGTCCGCGCCCGACCTGGACGCGAAGTTCTACTCCGCCACCCAGACCATGGACGAGGCCCGGCACGCCGAGATCTACGCCCGCTTCCTGCACGAGAAGGTCGGGATGCTCTACCCGATCAACGACAGCCTCCAGGGCCTGCTCGGCGACACCCTGCGCGACTCCCGCTGGGACATGCCCTACCTCGGCATGCAGGTGCTCATCGAGGGACTCGCGCTCGCCGCCTTCGGCATGATCCGCGACACCACCGACAAGCCGCTGCCGAAGCAGATCCTCGCGTACGTGATGCAGGACGAGGCCCGTCACGTCGCCTTCGGCCGGATGGCGCTGCGCGACTACTACCGCCAGCTCGGCGAGGCCGAACTGCGCGAGCGCGAGGAGTTCGTCATCGAGGGCTGCTATCTGATGCGCGACCGGCTGCGCGGCGTCGAGGTCCTGGAGAACTTCGGCGTCCCGAAGCGGGAGGCCGTCGAACTGAGCGAACAGAGCGACTTCCTGCACCTGTTCCGCAAGCTCCTCTTCAGCCGGATCGTGCCCTGCGTCAAGGACATCGGCCTGTGGGGCGAGCGCCTCCAGAAGGCCTACCTCGACATGGGCGTCTTCGACCTCGGCGACTCCAACCTCGACCTGCTCATGACCCAGGACGAGGAGATCGCCGACGCCCTCGACCGCGAGCGCTTCGCGCGGGAGGAGCGGGAGCGTGTCGCCGAGGTCCACGAGGCCGTCGCCCAGGGCGAAGCCCCGTAA